The proteins below are encoded in one region of Myxococcus guangdongensis:
- the nadC gene encoding carboxylating nicotinate-nucleotide diphosphorylase gives MQQDYLDRLIDLALDEDLGAAGDVTSQALIPPDAEGSAELVAKEQLVLAGLEAFTRVFHKVDPDVEVELVRQDGQEIKPKVVAARCHGRLRSLLAAERTALNLVQRAAGIATLAQQAMTSVRGSKMQVLDTRKTPPGMRVLAKDAVRMGGATNHRFGLFDGVLIKDNHIAAVGGSISEALKRAKANGPRLCKIEIEVTNLKQLAEALEGGADVVMLDNMDDAQIREAVKLAGGRVPLEVSGGVTLDRLPRLAKMGVDFVSMGALTHSARAMDLSLEITSTKKPRRPRATPTQG, from the coding sequence GTGCAGCAGGATTACCTGGATCGGCTCATCGACCTCGCCCTCGACGAAGACCTGGGGGCGGCGGGAGACGTCACCTCGCAAGCGCTCATCCCTCCCGACGCGGAGGGAAGCGCTGAGCTGGTCGCCAAGGAGCAGTTGGTCCTCGCGGGGCTGGAGGCCTTCACGCGCGTCTTCCACAAGGTCGACCCGGACGTCGAGGTGGAGCTGGTCCGCCAGGACGGTCAGGAGATCAAACCCAAGGTCGTGGCCGCCCGGTGTCACGGGCGGCTGCGCTCCCTGCTCGCCGCCGAGCGCACCGCGCTCAACCTCGTGCAGCGCGCCGCCGGCATCGCCACCCTGGCTCAACAGGCGATGACGTCGGTGCGTGGCTCGAAGATGCAGGTGCTGGACACGCGCAAGACGCCTCCGGGCATGCGCGTGCTGGCCAAGGACGCCGTCCGCATGGGCGGCGCCACCAACCACCGCTTCGGCCTCTTCGATGGCGTCCTCATCAAGGACAACCACATCGCGGCGGTGGGCGGCTCCATCTCCGAGGCGCTCAAGCGCGCCAAGGCGAACGGCCCGCGCCTGTGCAAGATTGAAATCGAGGTCACCAACCTCAAGCAGCTCGCGGAGGCCCTGGAGGGTGGGGCGGACGTGGTGATGCTCGACAACATGGACGACGCGCAGATTCGCGAGGCCGTGAAGCTCGCGGGGGGCCGCGTCCCGCTCGAGGTCTCCGGTGGCGTCACGCTGGACCGGCTGCCCCGGTTGGCGAAGATGGGCGTGGACTTCGTCTCCATGGGCGCGCTGACGCACTCGGCGCGGGCCATGGACCTGTCGCTCGAAATCACCAGCACCAAGAAGCCGCGTCGTCCGCGCGCGACGCCCACGCAGGGCTGA
- a CDS encoding GGDEF domain-containing response regulator: MARILLVDDEKIARTLYGDYLTAVGHTVTAVATFLEARQALAADRFDAVVTDLILPGGDGMEVLRHVRERHPGVEVVVITGLDKVDPAVRAIKSGAAEYLVKPVAPEALQHAVRRALTTRELMQENASLRRHVALLEAGQRLATTLDREKLAVATTSALETMAHANGVVLLERDANMGLRAQGTRGLPEGTEEALVAWLREQLLHGKAPSDSEMLDVPFQRVSSFPAIESNTVLGHAVLFYSDARATDGSAEAAGYLVRNWALALRNLDRFAAVEDLAYVDDLTRLFNTRYLHLVLDREVQASIQTERPFSLLFLDLDHFKSINDNHGHLVGSKLLVETARVVKGCVRDHDVVARYGGDEYVVLLRNTDSGGALKVAERIRRTMETHQFLAREGLSLKLSTCIGVASFPEHARDKATLLDLSDRAMYRGKRGTRNVVYMAAQDLEAPPAERRQGSNGT, encoded by the coding sequence ATGGCGCGCATTCTCCTCGTCGACGACGAAAAGATCGCCCGCACCCTCTACGGCGACTACCTCACGGCCGTGGGCCACACCGTCACGGCGGTGGCCACGTTCCTGGAGGCCCGACAGGCGCTCGCCGCGGACCGGTTCGACGCGGTGGTGACGGACCTCATCCTCCCCGGTGGCGACGGCATGGAGGTCCTCCGGCACGTGCGGGAGCGACATCCGGGCGTGGAGGTCGTCGTCATCACCGGTCTGGACAAGGTGGACCCCGCGGTGCGCGCCATCAAGAGCGGCGCGGCGGAGTACCTGGTCAAGCCTGTCGCCCCGGAGGCCCTCCAGCACGCGGTGCGCCGCGCGCTCACCACGCGTGAGCTGATGCAGGAGAACGCCTCGCTGCGCCGGCATGTCGCGCTGCTCGAGGCCGGACAGCGCCTGGCCACCACGCTGGACCGCGAGAAGCTGGCCGTGGCCACCACCAGCGCGCTGGAGACCATGGCGCACGCCAACGGCGTCGTCCTGTTGGAGCGCGACGCCAACATGGGCCTGCGCGCGCAGGGCACGCGCGGACTCCCCGAGGGGACCGAGGAAGCACTGGTCGCGTGGCTGCGTGAGCAGCTCCTGCACGGCAAGGCGCCCAGCGATTCGGAGATGCTGGACGTCCCCTTCCAGCGCGTGAGCTCCTTCCCCGCCATCGAATCGAACACGGTGCTGGGCCACGCGGTGCTCTTCTACTCGGACGCGCGCGCCACCGACGGCAGCGCCGAGGCCGCCGGCTACCTGGTGCGCAACTGGGCGCTGGCCCTGCGCAACCTGGACCGCTTCGCGGCGGTCGAGGACCTGGCGTACGTCGATGACCTGACGCGCCTGTTCAACACGCGCTACCTGCACCTGGTGCTGGACCGCGAGGTCCAGGCCTCGATCCAGACCGAGCGCCCCTTCAGCCTGCTGTTCCTGGACCTGGACCACTTCAAGTCCATCAACGACAACCACGGCCACCTGGTCGGCTCGAAGCTCCTGGTGGAGACCGCGCGCGTGGTGAAGGGCTGCGTGAGAGACCACGACGTGGTGGCGCGCTATGGCGGCGACGAGTACGTGGTGCTCTTGCGCAACACCGACTCGGGCGGCGCCCTCAAGGTGGCCGAGCGCATCCGGCGCACCATGGAGACGCACCAGTTCCTCGCGCGCGAGGGGCTGTCGCTCAAGCTGTCCACGTGTATCGGTGTCGCGAGCTTCCCGGAGCACGCACGGGACAAGGCCACGCTGCTGGATTTGTCGGACCGGGCGATGTACCGCGGCAAGCGCGGCACCCGGAACGTGGTCTACATGGCGGCGCAGGACCTGGAGGCCCCCCCGGCCGAGCGGCGCCAGGGGAGCAACGGCACCTGA
- a CDS encoding alpha/beta fold hydrolase, whose amino-acid sequence MKGPAGALYVDDGGAGGLPVVFVHSSAGSTKHWRAQLEHLRTSRRALALDLRGHGQSELPQATDATVEDFASDVAAVVDGLKLERFVLVGHSLGGAVCAAYAAAHPTRVAGLLLLDPASDGRQIPAEQAQGLMAVLASDAWLSVVEEYWAPMLAPSSEEVRAQVLGGLRSTPQGAVRSGLGALLTFDPVTALRAYPGPKLSVVTAYNQGPDAYQHVVSGLPFLKVEPVTGHWLQLDAPVWVNGVLDRFLVTTS is encoded by the coding sequence ATGAAGGGCCCGGCGGGTGCGCTGTACGTGGATGACGGTGGAGCAGGGGGGCTTCCGGTGGTGTTCGTCCACTCGAGCGCTGGGAGCACGAAGCACTGGCGCGCGCAGCTCGAGCACCTGCGCACGTCGCGTCGCGCGCTCGCGTTGGACCTGCGCGGCCACGGTCAGTCCGAGCTCCCGCAGGCCACGGACGCCACCGTCGAGGACTTCGCCTCGGATGTGGCCGCCGTGGTGGATGGGTTGAAGCTGGAGCGGTTCGTGCTCGTCGGACACAGCCTGGGCGGCGCGGTGTGCGCGGCCTACGCGGCGGCGCACCCCACGCGCGTGGCGGGGCTCCTGCTGTTGGACCCGGCCTCCGACGGTCGCCAGATTCCCGCCGAGCAGGCCCAGGGGTTGATGGCGGTGCTGGCCTCGGACGCGTGGCTGTCCGTGGTGGAGGAGTACTGGGCGCCGATGCTCGCGCCGTCGAGCGAAGAGGTCCGGGCGCAGGTGCTTGGAGGTCTGCGCTCCACCCCGCAGGGCGCGGTGCGCTCAGGACTCGGCGCGCTGTTGACGTTCGACCCGGTGACGGCGCTGCGGGCCTACCCCGGGCCCAAGCTGTCGGTGGTGACGGCGTACAACCAGGGCCCCGACGCGTACCAGCACGTGGTGTCCGGGTTGCCGTTCCTGAAGGTGGAGCCCGTCACCGGACACTGGCTCCAACTGGATGCGCCTGTGTGGGTGAATGGCGTCCTGGACCGGTTCCTCGTGACCACAAGTTGA
- a CDS encoding demethoxyubiquinone hydroxylase family protein, with protein MPQTDPFHSLVPRKMTDSELARSIRLNIEAELDAINLYAAHIDATDNEEAKAVLRHVMDEEREHAALFWQLIARLDPEQAQHAQEAVEKFRLIISGAPHESVEAVGKEGKGGAEAPEPSIVKRLTVGNMRP; from the coding sequence ATGCCGCAGACCGACCCGTTCCATTCGCTCGTGCCCCGGAAGATGACCGACTCCGAGCTGGCGCGCTCCATCCGGCTCAACATCGAGGCGGAGCTGGACGCCATCAACCTCTACGCCGCCCACATCGACGCCACCGACAACGAGGAGGCCAAGGCCGTCCTCCGTCACGTCATGGACGAGGAGCGCGAGCACGCCGCCCTCTTCTGGCAGCTCATCGCCCGGTTGGACCCGGAGCAGGCCCAGCACGCCCAGGAGGCCGTGGAGAAGTTCAGGCTCATCATCTCCGGTGCCCCGCATGAGTCCGTGGAGGCGGTGGGCAAGGAAGGCAAGGGCGGCGCCGAGGCCCCCGAGCCCAGCATCGTCAAGCGCCTCACCGTGGGGAACATGCGGCCCTGA
- a CDS encoding helix-turn-helix transcriptional regulator, producing the protein MTRVSRVMRLVDFLRGREATTVGEIAEELAVSERTVHRDLATLREQGLPIASDTGPGGGVRLERDRGVTAVHLSVEEVVSLWLMASLSSTGSALPWGDAARSGLDKLFASVPKERSRSMRELCRGVVGGQARDRAGARGAGGSAAGAARRVRAGLP; encoded by the coding sequence ATGACGCGAGTCAGCCGAGTGATGCGACTGGTGGACTTCTTGCGCGGACGCGAGGCCACCACCGTGGGGGAGATTGCCGAGGAGTTGGCGGTGAGCGAGCGCACCGTCCATCGAGACCTCGCCACGCTGCGCGAGCAGGGCCTGCCCATCGCCAGCGACACGGGCCCGGGAGGCGGCGTGCGCCTGGAGCGGGACCGGGGCGTCACCGCCGTCCACCTGTCGGTGGAGGAGGTCGTCTCCCTGTGGCTGATGGCGAGCCTGTCCTCCACGGGGAGCGCGCTGCCGTGGGGGGACGCGGCGCGCTCGGGGCTCGACAAGCTGTTCGCCAGCGTGCCGAAGGAGCGCTCACGCAGCATGCGCGAGCTCTGCCGGGGCGTGGTTGGTGGGCAAGCCCGCGACAGAGCGGGTGCTCGCGGAGCTGGGGGCTCCGCCGCGGGAGCTGCTCGCCGTGTTCGAGCAGGCCTTCCGTGA
- a CDS encoding valine--tRNA ligase — MTDTTELSKAYEPSEVEARLYALWLERDYFRAAATSDKPAFSIVLPPPNVTGSLHIGHALTATIQDILTRWKRMSGFNALWLPGTDHAGIATQMVVEKELKKTEGKSRHDLGREKFLERVWTWKGKYGARIGEQHRYLGASLDWSRERFTMDDQSSAAVREVFVRLYEEGLMYRAQKLINWCPSCRTALSDLEVEHEEKNGSIWHIRYPIKDSERTLTVATTRPETMLGDTAVAIHPEDERYLGLAGQFVVLPLTGREIPIIADAELVDPKFGTGVVKVTPAHDFNDYQTGLRHKLPMLSILDESARMTKDTGKYAGLDRFEARKAVLADLQEQGLLEKEEPHKLNVGTCQRCATVVEPRLSPQWFIKIEPLARPAIEAVEQGRTKFVPESWTNTYFHWMRNIHDWCVSRQLWWGHQIPAYYCTSCSPRQGDDTDLPLDAPTVKVGGVDFARAEPIVSRTAPEACPKCGGKSFIQDPDVLDTWFSSALWPFSTLGWPRDTAELKTFYPTSVMETGHDIIFFWVARMMMMGLHFMGDVPFRTVYLHAMVRDEKGEKMSKTKGNVIDPLDVILGAKPEQLNATLKNKFPQGMPAFGADALRFTLASLTQQGRDIKLSMDRLAGYKAFCNKLWNASRFALMNMGGGYQYDGRSPKELPLTLADRWILSRLQRATKEASASLEVYGFAEAASTLYQFLWAELCDWYIELSKPSLYGDDATAKDTTRAVLVYALDRVLRLMHPFMPFITEEIWQKLPMSRPTESIMIASYPEPDTALVDEAAESEMAPVIAAIEGLRTIRGESNLPPATKVKAVVQSPDARTRELLERWRGYLLPLAGLSDVQVGPPGPKPPQAAAFVATNLEIYVPLAGLIDLDAERERLRKEIARAEQEAASVLRKLDNPNFVAKAPPDVVEKDRARVEELKERKAKLEDHLQRIAPEPSMPENLPSESTTNPEESASPSEPAQVKVAPSKEETGGVDLGQELKGELGADEGQVPQTDPQVQDALAKLREGTKEGLSPSDHHDLGVAYMSMGLVDDAMREFGKAKEGGDGREAPADAPKAEKKPKKAKAQAAAPVTEADEEAPSATTFLPTTTEASAPVAKKAPAKKPSAPKPTPPGGVSAKKADADVAPPGAEFVVKAPAKKAPAKPADKAPAKKAAGKAAAKKAGAKATGKAAAKKTGVKATGKAAKKATGKAAAKKGAPAKKAAGKAAAKKAAGKAAAKKAVGKAAKKAPAKSAGKKTGGKATAKKASARKAAAKKVTRAKPSTRAKARR, encoded by the coding sequence ATGACCGACACGACCGAACTGTCCAAGGCCTACGAGCCCTCCGAGGTCGAGGCTCGCCTCTATGCCCTCTGGCTCGAGCGAGATTACTTCCGCGCCGCGGCGACCTCCGACAAGCCCGCCTTCTCCATCGTCCTGCCGCCGCCCAACGTCACGGGCAGCCTGCACATCGGCCACGCGCTCACCGCGACCATCCAGGACATCCTCACGCGCTGGAAGCGGATGAGCGGCTTCAACGCGCTCTGGCTGCCGGGCACGGACCACGCCGGCATCGCCACGCAGATGGTGGTGGAGAAGGAGCTCAAGAAGACCGAGGGCAAGAGCCGCCACGACCTCGGCCGCGAGAAGTTCCTCGAGCGCGTCTGGACGTGGAAGGGCAAGTACGGCGCCCGCATCGGCGAGCAGCACCGCTACCTGGGGGCGTCGCTGGACTGGAGCCGCGAGCGCTTCACCATGGACGACCAGTCGTCGGCCGCGGTGCGCGAGGTCTTCGTCCGGCTGTACGAAGAGGGCCTGATGTACCGGGCCCAGAAGCTCATCAACTGGTGCCCCTCGTGCCGCACGGCGCTCAGCGACCTGGAGGTCGAGCACGAGGAGAAGAACGGCTCCATCTGGCACATCCGCTATCCCATCAAGGACAGCGAGCGCACGCTCACCGTGGCGACGACGCGCCCGGAGACGATGCTGGGTGACACCGCCGTCGCCATCCACCCCGAGGACGAGCGCTACCTGGGCCTCGCCGGCCAGTTCGTGGTGCTGCCGCTGACGGGCCGCGAGATTCCCATCATCGCGGACGCGGAGCTGGTGGACCCGAAGTTCGGCACCGGCGTGGTGAAGGTCACGCCCGCGCACGACTTCAACGACTACCAGACGGGCCTGCGGCACAAGCTGCCGATGCTGTCCATCCTGGACGAGTCGGCGCGGATGACGAAGGACACCGGCAAGTACGCCGGCCTGGACCGCTTCGAGGCGCGCAAGGCGGTGCTCGCGGACCTGCAGGAGCAGGGGCTCCTGGAGAAGGAGGAGCCGCACAAGCTCAACGTGGGCACCTGTCAGCGCTGTGCCACCGTGGTGGAGCCGCGCCTGTCGCCGCAGTGGTTCATCAAGATCGAACCCCTGGCGCGTCCGGCCATCGAGGCGGTGGAGCAGGGCCGCACCAAGTTCGTCCCCGAGTCGTGGACGAACACGTACTTCCACTGGATGCGCAACATCCACGACTGGTGCGTCAGCCGCCAGCTGTGGTGGGGCCACCAGATTCCCGCGTACTACTGCACCTCCTGCAGCCCCCGTCAGGGTGACGACACCGACCTCCCGCTGGATGCGCCGACGGTGAAGGTGGGCGGCGTGGACTTCGCTCGCGCGGAGCCCATCGTCTCTCGCACCGCGCCCGAGGCGTGCCCCAAGTGTGGCGGCAAGAGCTTCATCCAGGACCCGGACGTGCTGGACACGTGGTTCTCGTCCGCGCTCTGGCCCTTCTCCACGCTGGGCTGGCCGCGCGACACGGCGGAGCTGAAGACCTTCTATCCGACGTCCGTCATGGAGACGGGCCACGACATCATCTTCTTCTGGGTCGCCCGGATGATGATGATGGGCCTGCACTTCATGGGCGATGTGCCCTTCCGCACCGTGTACCTGCACGCGATGGTGCGCGACGAGAAGGGCGAGAAGATGTCCAAGACGAAGGGGAACGTCATCGATCCCCTGGACGTCATCCTCGGCGCCAAGCCCGAGCAGCTCAACGCGACGCTGAAGAACAAGTTCCCGCAGGGCATGCCCGCCTTCGGCGCGGACGCGCTGCGCTTCACGCTCGCGTCGCTCACGCAGCAGGGCCGCGACATCAAGCTGTCGATGGACCGGCTCGCTGGCTACAAGGCGTTCTGCAACAAGCTGTGGAACGCCAGCCGCTTCGCCCTGATGAACATGGGCGGCGGGTACCAGTACGACGGCCGCTCGCCGAAGGAGCTGCCGCTGACGCTGGCGGACCGGTGGATCCTCTCGCGCCTGCAGCGCGCGACGAAGGAGGCCAGCGCGTCGCTGGAGGTCTACGGCTTCGCGGAGGCCGCCTCCACGCTGTACCAGTTCCTCTGGGCGGAGCTGTGTGACTGGTACATCGAGCTGTCGAAGCCCTCGCTGTACGGCGACGACGCGACGGCGAAGGACACCACGCGCGCGGTGCTGGTGTACGCGCTGGACCGCGTGCTGCGGCTGATGCACCCGTTCATGCCCTTCATCACCGAGGAGATCTGGCAGAAGCTGCCGATGTCCCGGCCGACGGAGAGCATCATGATTGCCTCCTACCCGGAGCCGGACACGGCGCTGGTGGACGAGGCGGCCGAGTCGGAGATGGCGCCGGTCATCGCGGCCATCGAGGGGCTGCGGACCATCCGGGGTGAGAGCAACCTGCCGCCGGCCACCAAGGTGAAGGCCGTGGTGCAGAGCCCGGATGCGCGCACGCGCGAGCTGCTCGAGCGGTGGCGGGGCTACCTGCTGCCCCTGGCCGGCCTGTCCGACGTCCAGGTGGGCCCGCCGGGCCCCAAGCCTCCCCAGGCGGCGGCCTTCGTGGCGACGAACCTGGAGATCTACGTTCCGTTGGCCGGGCTCATCGACCTGGACGCGGAGCGGGAGCGGCTGCGCAAGGAGATTGCCCGCGCCGAGCAGGAAGCGGCCAGCGTCCTTCGCAAGCTCGACAACCCCAACTTCGTGGCCAAGGCGCCTCCGGACGTGGTGGAGAAAGATCGCGCCCGCGTGGAGGAGTTGAAGGAGCGCAAGGCCAAGCTCGAAGATCACCTGCAGCGGATTGCCCCGGAGCCCTCCATGCCCGAGAACCTGCCGTCCGAGAGCACCACGAATCCCGAGGAGAGTGCCTCCCCCTCCGAGCCGGCCCAGGTGAAGGTCGCCCCGTCGAAGGAGGAGACGGGCGGCGTCGACCTGGGCCAGGAACTGAAGGGTGAGTTGGGCGCAGACGAGGGCCAGGTGCCCCAGACGGACCCCCAGGTCCAGGACGCGCTCGCGAAGCTGCGCGAGGGGACGAAGGAGGGGCTGTCTCCCTCCGACCACCACGACCTGGGCGTGGCGTACATGAGCATGGGGCTCGTGGACGACGCGATGCGCGAGTTCGGCAAGGCGAAGGAGGGCGGCGATGGCCGCGAGGCTCCCGCCGATGCTCCCAAGGCCGAGAAGAAGCCCAAGAAGGCCAAGGCCCAGGCCGCCGCGCCTGTGACGGAGGCCGACGAGGAGGCGCCCAGCGCGACCACGTTCCTGCCCACGACGACGGAGGCTTCGGCCCCTGTCGCCAAGAAGGCTCCGGCGAAGAAGCCCTCCGCGCCCAAGCCCACGCCTCCGGGTGGGGTTTCCGCGAAGAAGGCCGACGCGGACGTGGCGCCTCCTGGCGCGGAGTTCGTGGTGAAGGCCCCGGCGAAGAAGGCTCCCGCGAAGCCCGCGGACAAGGCTCCGGCGAAGAAGGCCGCGGGCAAGGCCGCCGCGAAGAAGGCTGGCGCGAAGGCCACGGGCAAGGCCGCCGCGAAGAAGACTGGCGTGAAGGCCACGGGCAAGGCCGCCAAGAAGGCGACGGGCAAGGCCGCCGCGAAGAAGGGCGCCCCGGCGAAGAAGGCCGCGGGCAAGGCCGCGGCGAAGAAGGCCGCGGGCAAGGCCGCGGCGAAGAAGGCCGTGGGCAAGGCCGCGAAGAAGGCCCCTGCGAAGTCGGCGGGCAAGAAGACGGGTGGCAAGGCCACCGCGAAGAAGGCTTCCGCCCGGAAGGCGGCGGCCAAGAAGGTCACCCGGGCGAAGCCCTCGACACGGGCGAAGGCCCGGCGGTAG
- a CDS encoding response regulator — protein MPKNLLVADDSLTIRKVIGMIFATEDFQVTAVDNGLDAISRSRELRPDVVLADVMMPGKSGYEVCEALKNDPATQGIPVMLLAGTFEAFDENRARAARADDHITKPFESQVLLDKVKALVGQKSNTLPASIATQVIRPSAAPVAPQPAPAAAPPMAARPGVPPAPGARPPGPGMPPGPGAPRPPGPGMPPGMARPPGPGMPPGPGAPRPPGPGMPPGPGMARPPGPGMPPGPGAPRPPGPGMPPGAVGRPGVPPPPGAPAPGMPPRPGMPPGPGAPGMAGRPGAPGPGMPGGVPRPPGATPLPPIAGGGVTQPAARNRDPFGLGAPAAPVAAQPAISIEDSLPDTSGAEEISLDIGGPPTAPAPVARPAATARPTSSDGGEALLREALSKASREVIEKIAWEVVPQLAETIIREELERLIKDRETQH, from the coding sequence ATGCCCAAGAATCTGCTGGTCGCCGATGACTCGCTCACCATCCGCAAGGTGATCGGCATGATCTTCGCGACCGAGGACTTTCAGGTGACCGCGGTCGACAACGGGCTGGACGCCATCTCGCGCAGCCGGGAGCTGCGCCCGGACGTCGTCCTGGCCGACGTGATGATGCCGGGCAAGAGCGGCTACGAGGTCTGCGAGGCGCTGAAGAACGACCCGGCCACCCAGGGCATCCCGGTGATGCTGCTGGCGGGCACCTTCGAGGCGTTCGACGAGAACCGCGCCCGCGCGGCCCGCGCCGACGACCACATCACCAAGCCGTTCGAGAGCCAGGTGCTGCTCGACAAGGTGAAGGCGCTGGTCGGCCAGAAGTCCAACACCCTGCCGGCCTCCATCGCCACGCAGGTGATTCGTCCCTCCGCCGCGCCCGTCGCGCCGCAGCCGGCCCCCGCCGCCGCGCCCCCCATGGCCGCCCGTCCGGGCGTGCCGCCGGCGCCGGGTGCGCGTCCTCCGGGCCCTGGGATGCCGCCGGGCCCTGGTGCTCCGCGTCCTCCGGGCCCTGGGATGCCGCCGGGCATGGCGCGTCCTCCGGGCCCTGGGATGCCGCCGGGCCCTGGCGCCCCGCGTCCGCCGGGTCCGGGCATGCCGCCGGGTCCTGGCATGGCGCGTCCTCCGGGCCCTGGGATGCCGCCGGGCCCTGGTGCTCCGCGTCCTCCGGGGCCGGGCATGCCGCCGGGCGCCGTGGGTCGTCCGGGTGTACCGCCTCCGCCGGGGGCTCCCGCGCCGGGCATGCCGCCGCGTCCGGGGATGCCTCCGGGGCCTGGGGCTCCGGGCATGGCCGGGCGTCCGGGTGCGCCCGGGCCGGGCATGCCGGGTGGGGTGCCCCGTCCGCCGGGGGCCACGCCGCTGCCTCCCATCGCCGGTGGCGGGGTGACGCAGCCGGCGGCTCGCAACCGGGATCCGTTCGGCCTGGGGGCTCCGGCGGCGCCGGTGGCCGCTCAGCCGGCCATCAGCATCGAGGACTCGCTGCCCGACACCAGCGGCGCGGAGGAGATCTCCCTCGACATCGGTGGCCCGCCGACGGCGCCCGCTCCGGTGGCCCGTCCGGCCGCCACGGCGCGTCCCACGTCGTCGGATGGGGGCGAGGCCCTGCTTCGCGAGGCGCTGTCCAAGGCGTCGCGCGAGGTCATCGAGAAGATTGCCTGGGAGGTCGTACCGCAGCTGGCGGAGACCATCATCCGTGAGGAGCTCGAGCGGCTCATCAAGGACCGAGAGACCCAGCACTGA
- a CDS encoding chemotaxis protein CheW, which yields MSPFESGRRLCLLVEAGETRYAVEATSVMEVAMPGGNGSNLRGVLEVKDLAALLGGAPEPDAGMVVVLDVSPTLAVRVRSVVEVADVARAPFFLLPPGLADSLAPLSRGAVLHKDRLYLELIAEALPHRVGPRSTPAPPRPVHWAESVPERALVFESQGRLFGVPLAFVSQVVARGEAFSVLPVQSGPVAGIFPHAQVLWPICSVPALLGTPPAPEPFFLLAELAGRHVGLTATRVLGVLQRFEPDETAGTFRVPGLAEPVLFLDLQRMFS from the coding sequence GTGTCGCCCTTCGAAAGCGGTCGCCGTCTCTGCTTGCTCGTCGAAGCCGGGGAGACCCGCTATGCCGTGGAAGCCACATCCGTCATGGAAGTGGCGATGCCCGGTGGCAATGGCAGCAACCTGCGAGGCGTGCTCGAAGTGAAGGACCTGGCGGCGCTGCTCGGCGGCGCGCCGGAGCCAGACGCGGGCATGGTGGTGGTGTTGGATGTGAGCCCCACGCTCGCGGTGCGAGTGCGCTCCGTGGTGGAGGTGGCGGACGTGGCGCGCGCGCCGTTCTTCCTGTTGCCGCCGGGGTTGGCGGACTCGCTGGCGCCGTTGAGCCGGGGGGCGGTGCTGCACAAGGACCGGCTGTATCTGGAACTCATCGCGGAGGCGCTGCCGCACCGGGTGGGCCCGCGCTCGACGCCTGCTCCCCCGCGCCCCGTGCACTGGGCCGAGTCCGTGCCCGAGCGGGCGCTGGTCTTCGAGTCACAGGGGCGGCTGTTCGGCGTGCCCCTGGCCTTCGTGTCCCAGGTGGTGGCCCGGGGTGAAGCATTCAGCGTCCTGCCCGTGCAGAGCGGGCCGGTCGCCGGTATCTTCCCGCATGCTCAGGTCCTGTGGCCCATCTGTTCGGTTCCGGCATTGCTCGGGACGCCCCCCGCGCCGGAGCCGTTCTTCCTCCTGGCGGAGCTGGCGGGTCGTCACGTGGGGCTGACGGCCACGCGGGTGCTCGGAGTGCTGCAGCGCTTCGAGCCGGACGAGACGGCGGGGACCTTCCGGGTGCCCGGGTTGGCGGAGCCGGTGCTGTTCCTCGACCTGCAGCGCATGTTTTCTTGA
- a CDS encoding WYL domain-containing protein: MEPHGLLVEAPVWYVLARDVEKSAARMFRMDRIQRPRRVPGRHFTPDMEGLKAQALAQRGKGPEQ; this comes from the coding sequence GTGGAGCCGCACGGCCTGCTGGTGGAGGCGCCCGTCTGGTACGTGCTCGCGCGCGACGTGGAGAAGTCCGCGGCGCGGATGTTCCGGATGGACCGCATCCAGCGGCCCCGGCGCGTGCCGGGGCGCCACTTCACGCCCGACATGGAGGGGTTGAAGGCCCAGGCCCTCGCCCAGAGAGGCAAGGGCCCGGAGCAGTGA